The following are encoded in a window of Colletotrichum lupini chromosome 3, complete sequence genomic DNA:
- a CDS encoding Zn-dependent hydrolase, translated as MADLRSAVYVAPPIPSKVPGSNATATWSPISCTLIYSANEAVLVDTPITIKQTEELIAWIENIAPKRKLSYIYITHGHGDHWFGIPLLLKRFPEAVPVATVGTIKHMEQQIEEEVFRQMWEARFPGQIYRPFTLAQPLSPKSGGIFKLENRWEFKAIECGHTDTYDSTVLWVPDLRLAVCGDVVYGQCHQMLMEANTKAKREEWIRAVEIVEALDPAYVVAGHKMAGETDGIWHLAATKKYIQDFGKILEKNPKTEKELFVEILKMYPERFNPGAARLSAMGAFQVPRESRI; from the coding sequence ATGGCCGACCTGAGATCCGCCGTCTACGTCGCACCGCCGATTCCCAGCAAAGTTCCTGGCTCGAACGCAACCGCAACATGGTCCCCAATCTCATGCACCCTCATCTACTCGGCAAACGAAGCTGTCTTGGTAGACACGCCCATCACTATCAAGCAGACAGAGGAACTCATTGCCTGGATCGAGAACATTGCACCAAAGCGGAAGCTCTCATACATCTACATCACCCACGGCCACGGAGATCACTGGTTCGGCATACCTCTCCTACTGAAGCGCTTCCCGGAAGCCGTTCCCGTCGCTACGGTGGGAACCATCAAACACATGGAGCAGCAGATTGAAGAGGAAGTTTTCAGGCAAATGTGGGAGGCCCGCTTCCCAGGCCAGATCTACCGCCCCTTCACTCTCGCACAGCCTCTGTCCCCAAAGAGTGGTGGAATCTTTAAGCTCGAAAACCGGTGGGAGTTCAAAGCTATTGAGTGTGGCCATACTGACACCTATGACTCAACCGTTCTCTGGGTCCCAGACCTTAGACTCGCCGTCTGCGGTGATGTAGTCTATGGGCAGTGCCACCAGATGTTGATGGAAGCCAACACGAAAGCCAAGCGCGAGGAATGGATCAGGGCAGTCGAAATCGTTGAGGCGCTTGATCCTGCTTATGTTGTGGCTGGTCACAAAATGGCGGGTGAGACTGACGGAATCTGGCACCTTGCTGCGACCAAGAAGTATATACAGGACTTTGGAAAGATCCTCGAAAAGAACCCTAAGACAGAGAAGGAGCTGTTTGTGGAGATATTGAAGATGTATCCCGAGAGATTCAACCCGGGAGCCGCGCGTTTGAGTGCCATGGGTGCCTTCCAGGTTCCAAGGGAGTCACGTATTTAG
- a CDS encoding cutinase, whose translation MKFSAILALASIAAAFPTLSEPELDERDILEIEARDIEARQRGRVGSTAKEFSTGGCKDVIMVFARGSTEIGNMGTICGPQTANNVKGQFSSVAVEGVDYAAGLSTNFLPGGADPAGVAEMKKIIGEVNSQCPNSMMVVGGYSQGAAVTHRAVEDLPQAQKDQIVAAFMFGDTQNTQDKAQIPNFPKSKTKIICAQGDAVCKGTLTILPAHLSYGNQAGNMADFINQKLTAAGAQRRK comes from the coding sequence ATGAAGTTCTCCGCCATTCTCGCCCTCGCGTCTATCGCGGCTGCGTTCCCCACGCTTTCCGAGCCCGAGCTCGATGAGCGTGACATTCTTGAAATCGAGGCCCGCGATATCGAAGCCCGCCAGCGCGGCCGTGTCGGTTCCACCGCCAAGGAGTTCTCGACTGGCGGTTGCAAAGACGTCATTATGGTCTTTGCTCGTGGCTCTACCGAAATCGGCAACATGGGTACCATTTGCGGTCCTCAAACCGCCAACAACGTCAAGGGTCAATTCTCGAGCGTGGCCGTTGAGGGAGTCGACTATGCCGCTGGTCTCTCCACTAACTTCTTGCCTGGCGGCGCCGACCCCGCTGGTGTTGCGGAGATGAAGAAGATCATTGGCGAAGTCAACAGCCAGTGCCCCAACTCCATGATGGTCGTCGGCGGCTACAGCCAAGGTGCCGCCGTCACTCACCGCGCTGTCGAGGACTTGCCCCAGGCCCAGAAGGACCAGATCGTCGCGGCCTTCATGTTCGGCGACACCCAGAACACCCAGGACAAGGCTCAGATTCCCAACTTCCCCAAGTCCAAGACCAAGATCATCTGCGCCCAGGGCGATGCCGTCTGCAAAGGAACCCTCACCATTCTGCCGGCTCATCTGTCCTACGGCAACCAGGCTGGCAACATGGCCGACTTCATCAACCAGAAGCTCACTGCAGCTGGCGCGCAGAGGCGCAAGTAG